The following are from one region of the Hydrogenophaga sp. BPS33 genome:
- a CDS encoding EVE domain-containing protein, whose amino-acid sequence MNSAKTSPQYWLMKSEPDECSIDDALAAPRHTVPWTGVRNYQARNFMRDAMRVGDGVLFYHSSCPEPGIAGLAEVASTTRPDPTQFDAKSPYFDATSQPDAPRWLLLDVKATRKTRLIGLPELRDTPELADMVVLKRGNRLSITPVSPAHWKLITERLMGKHSE is encoded by the coding sequence ATGAACAGCGCGAAAACCTCCCCTCAATACTGGCTGATGAAGTCCGAGCCCGACGAGTGCTCGATCGACGATGCGCTGGCCGCGCCCCGGCACACCGTGCCCTGGACCGGCGTGCGCAACTACCAGGCGCGCAACTTCATGCGCGATGCGATGCGCGTGGGCGATGGTGTGCTGTTCTACCACTCCAGTTGCCCCGAGCCGGGCATCGCGGGATTGGCTGAAGTGGCCTCCACCACACGGCCCGACCCCACCCAGTTCGACGCGAAGTCGCCCTACTTCGACGCCACCTCCCAACCCGACGCGCCGCGCTGGCTGTTGCTGGACGTGAAGGCCACGCGCAAGACGCGGCTGATCGGCCTGCCCGAGTTGCGCGACACCCCCGAGCTGGCGGACATGGTCGTGCTCAAGCGCGGCAACCGGCTTTCCATCACGCCGGTGAGCCCGGCGCACTGGAAGCTCATCACCGAACGGCTGATGGGCAAGCACTCGGAATAA
- a CDS encoding antibiotic biosynthesis monooxygenase family protein, which translates to MFTSTFTFAKREFDEAFHALDQVIADTAKSIPGYLGEESWENATTGLISNVYYWETMEALQVLMQHPAHLEAKAQQSRWLNGYHIVIAQVVGSYGDGGIAHPLNAVLPTRPQQQTSASE; encoded by the coding sequence ATGTTCACATCCACCTTCACGTTCGCCAAACGGGAATTCGACGAAGCGTTCCACGCCCTCGACCAGGTCATCGCCGACACCGCCAAGTCCATCCCTGGCTACCTAGGTGAAGAGAGCTGGGAAAACGCCACCACCGGGCTGATCTCCAACGTCTACTACTGGGAGACCATGGAGGCGCTGCAGGTGTTGATGCAGCACCCGGCACACCTCGAAGCCAAAGCGCAGCAGTCGCGCTGGCTGAACGGCTACCACATCGTCATTGCGCAGGTGGTGGGGTCGTACGGAGATGGTGGTATTGCGCATCCGCTCAATGCAGTCCTGCCAACAAGGCCTCAGCAACAGACATCCGCCTCGGAGTGA
- a CDS encoding error-prone DNA polymerase → MNTAASLPDYAELRCLSNFSFLRGASHPEELVERAKTLGYAALAVVDECSLAGIVRAHVAAKQHKFRLLVGSQFRVQCDAPFTLVVLPCKLNGYGNLCEFITRLRRRAPKGTYHLTQADIDAEALADCVVIAVPDPRSEQAPMDCIARWLLQHFRGRCWLGVEQLRQLDDEMRLYRLRQSSELTAVPLVAVGDVRMHVRSRKPLHDVLTATRIGKPLTECGFALEPSAEQYLRSRLTLAWLYPEDVLAQTLTVMARCDFSLDELRYQYPSEVVPEGQTPQSHLRRLTEEGARKKWPQGLSEKISKQIEHELELIADKKYEHYFLTVHDIVAFARSKNILCQGRGSAANSVVCYCLGITAVNPDLTGLLFERFISRERDEPPDIDVDFEHERREEVIQYLYEKYGRERAALTATVISYRPRSALRDVGKALGFEEGALGVLAKQSRWWDGHGIAPERLVEAGLDPDRLKVRQLLEHTSTLMGFPRHLSQHTGGFVLTQLPLSRLVPIENATMKDRTVIEWDKDDLDAVGLLKVDVLALGMLTALRKAMVLIGEKEGRTFTMEDATQDDGPTYDMICAADTVGVFQIESRAQMSMLPRLRPREYYDLVIEVALVRPGPIQGGAVHPYLNRRQGKEEETYPGPDGGKALKKALGRTMGVPIFQEQCMQIAMLAAGFTNGEADELRRAMAAWKRHGNLQKYEKRLVDGMTARGYELAFAQSVFEQIKGFSSYGFPESHAASFALLVYVSAWIKCHHPAEFLTALLNSQPMGFYTPSQLVQDAKRHGVTVHPVDVRYSGWDSAIEERPHASEVPCSLSRSRERVGVRARQPTQPIVRLGLHLVSGIRQEAAERIQQARAQQPFQSAQDLARRARLDQTQMKALAAADALVGLSGHRRQQVWDAAALRAAPALLRHAPVDEAPWALPEAPEGEAIVWDYASTGLTLRRHPLALLRDELKKRRLMTAEELRSAPNGRLVRHCGIVTLRQQPGTSSGVVFVSLEDETGVVQVIVWRQLRERQRAVLTGSRLLAVRGVWQREGEVSNLIAGHLEDLTPLLNGLSTVSRDFH, encoded by the coding sequence GTGAACACGGCGGCCTCGCTGCCCGACTATGCCGAACTGCGGTGTCTGTCGAATTTCAGTTTTCTGCGCGGCGCCAGCCACCCGGAGGAACTGGTCGAGCGCGCGAAGACCCTGGGCTACGCCGCGTTGGCGGTGGTGGACGAATGCTCGCTGGCCGGCATCGTGCGCGCGCACGTGGCCGCGAAGCAGCACAAATTCAGGCTGCTGGTCGGCAGCCAGTTCCGCGTGCAGTGCGACGCGCCGTTCACGCTGGTGGTGTTGCCATGCAAGCTGAATGGCTACGGCAACCTGTGCGAGTTCATCACGCGCCTGCGCCGCCGCGCACCCAAGGGCACGTACCACCTGACGCAGGCCGACATCGACGCCGAAGCGCTGGCCGACTGCGTGGTGATCGCCGTGCCCGATCCGCGCAGCGAGCAGGCGCCGATGGACTGCATCGCACGCTGGCTGCTGCAGCACTTCCGGGGCCGCTGCTGGCTGGGCGTGGAGCAACTGCGCCAGCTCGACGATGAAATGCGCCTGTACCGCCTGCGCCAGAGCAGCGAACTCACCGCCGTGCCGCTGGTGGCCGTGGGCGACGTGCGCATGCACGTGCGTTCGCGCAAACCGCTGCACGACGTGCTCACCGCCACGCGCATTGGCAAGCCGCTCACCGAATGCGGCTTCGCGCTGGAGCCCAGCGCCGAGCAGTACCTGCGCTCGCGCCTGACGCTGGCCTGGCTGTACCCCGAGGATGTGTTGGCCCAGACGCTGACGGTCATGGCGCGTTGCGACTTCTCATTGGACGAACTGCGCTACCAGTACCCGAGCGAGGTGGTTCCTGAAGGCCAGACGCCGCAAAGCCATTTGCGCCGGTTGACCGAAGAAGGTGCTCGCAAAAAATGGCCGCAAGGCCTGAGCGAGAAGATCTCGAAGCAGATCGAACACGAACTCGAATTGATCGCCGACAAGAAATACGAACACTACTTCTTGACGGTGCATGACATCGTGGCCTTTGCCCGCTCGAAGAACATCCTGTGCCAGGGCCGGGGGTCAGCGGCCAACAGCGTGGTGTGCTATTGCCTTGGCATCACCGCCGTGAACCCGGATCTGACGGGCTTATTGTTCGAGCGTTTCATCTCGCGCGAGCGCGACGAGCCCCCCGACATCGACGTGGACTTCGAGCACGAGCGGCGCGAGGAGGTCATCCAGTACCTGTACGAGAAATACGGCCGCGAGCGTGCCGCGCTCACAGCCACCGTCATCAGTTACCGGCCGCGCAGCGCCTTGCGTGACGTGGGCAAGGCATTGGGGTTTGAGGAAGGCGCGCTGGGTGTGTTGGCCAAACAGTCGCGCTGGTGGGACGGCCACGGCATCGCGCCCGAGCGCTTGGTGGAAGCGGGTCTCGACCCGGATCGGTTGAAGGTACGCCAGCTGCTGGAACACACCTCGACCTTGATGGGCTTCCCGCGCCACCTCTCGCAGCACACGGGCGGTTTCGTGCTCACACAACTGCCACTCTCGCGCCTGGTGCCGATTGAGAACGCCACCATGAAAGACCGCACCGTGATCGAGTGGGACAAGGACGATCTCGATGCCGTCGGCTTGCTCAAGGTCGACGTGCTCGCGCTGGGCATGCTCACCGCCTTGCGCAAGGCCATGGTGCTGATCGGCGAGAAAGAGGGACGCACTTTCACGATGGAGGATGCGACCCAGGACGACGGCCCCACTTACGACATGATCTGCGCCGCCGACACCGTGGGCGTGTTCCAGATCGAAAGCCGCGCGCAGATGAGCATGCTGCCGCGTCTGAGACCACGCGAGTATTACGACCTGGTGATCGAGGTTGCGCTGGTGCGACCCGGCCCGATTCAAGGCGGTGCGGTGCACCCCTATCTGAACCGCCGTCAAGGCAAAGAGGAGGAGACTTACCCCGGCCCCGATGGTGGAAAGGCTTTGAAAAAAGCGCTGGGGCGCACGATGGGTGTGCCGATCTTTCAGGAGCAGTGCATGCAGATTGCCATGCTCGCTGCCGGATTCACGAATGGCGAGGCGGATGAGTTGCGCCGCGCCATGGCCGCGTGGAAGCGCCATGGCAATCTGCAGAAATACGAAAAGCGCCTGGTCGACGGCATGACCGCGCGCGGCTACGAACTGGCGTTCGCGCAGAGCGTGTTCGAGCAGATCAAAGGCTTCTCCAGCTACGGCTTCCCCGAAAGCCACGCCGCCAGTTTCGCGTTGCTGGTCTACGTGAGCGCCTGGATCAAATGCCACCACCCAGCCGAGTTCCTCACCGCCTTGCTCAACAGCCAGCCCATGGGTTTCTACACACCCAGCCAACTGGTGCAGGACGCCAAGCGCCACGGTGTGACCGTGCACCCGGTGGACGTGCGCTACAGCGGTTGGGACAGCGCCATCGAAGAGCGCCCACATGCAAGCGAAGTGCCTTGCTCCCTCTCCCGCTCGCGGGAGAGGGTTGGGGTGAGGGCACGCCAACCCACCCAGCCGATCGTCCGCCTGGGCCTGCACCTGGTCAGCGGTATCCGCCAGGAAGCGGCTGAACGCATCCAGCAGGCCCGCGCCCAGCAACCCTTTCAAAGTGCCCAAGATCTCGCCCGCCGCGCCCGCCTCGACCAGACGCAAATGAAGGCCCTGGCCGCCGCCGATGCCCTGGTGGGCCTGAGCGGCCACCGCCGCCAGCAGGTGTGGGACGCCGCCGCACTGCGCGCGGCACCCGCGCTGCTCAGGCATGCACCGGTGGACGAAGCGCCATGGGCTTTGCCCGAAGCCCCCGAGGGCGAAGCCATCGTGTGGGACTACGCCAGCACCGGCCTTACGCTGCGCCGCCATCCGCTGGCACTGCTGCGCGACGAGCTGAAGAAGCGCCGCCTCATGACCGCCGAAGAACTCCGGAGCGCGCCCAACGGCCGCCTGGTGCGCCACTGCGGCATCGTCACCCTGCGCCAGCAGCCCGGCACGTCATCGGGCGTGGTGTTCGTGAGCCTGGAGGACGAAACCGGTGTGGTGCAGGTGATCGTGTGGCGCCAGCTGCGCGAGCGCCAGCGCGCGGTGCTGACCGGTTCGCGCCTGCTGGCGGTGCGTGGCGTGTGGCAGCGCGAAGGCGAGGTGAGCAACCTCATCGCGGGCCACCTGGAAGACCTCACCCCGCTGCTCAACGGGCTGTCGACGGTGAGCCGGGATTTTCATTGA
- a CDS encoding Y-family DNA polymerase, translating to MLWCALLPSLSTSDTAAPPTEAVVAQRALAVWALQFTPRVALADEAVLMELAASVRLFGGPRALRERVQAEAHALGVERLAWAPNGLAALALARAGIENGLRSPLAERLDPLPMDTLSAVLAHRLTLEHIGCRTLGDVCALPRSGLARRFDPQLLQAFDQAYGRLPEAHEWVALPEHFEERLELMARVEQAPALVFGAQRLLRVLSGWLAARRAGVTAFTLHWAHDAMRSRAAGEGCAITIRTAEPTRDTTHLCRLLSEHLARVQLLAPVGDLRLVATEVHPLHDVSASLLPDTVRQGEKLGLVLERLAARLGAQRVLRPVLCEDHRPEWMCRWQPADQALPRKGAPGTELPQPGFVLPQPLKLLVRDHRPLYGGELVLLVGPQRVEGGWWDRVEDEDRMHNVVRDYWVALSPEAGVLWVFQTRLDGAPAWFLHGRFA from the coding sequence ATGTTGTGGTGCGCGCTCCTGCCGAGCCTTTCGACCAGCGACACCGCAGCCCCGCCCACTGAAGCGGTGGTGGCGCAGCGCGCGCTGGCGGTCTGGGCCTTGCAGTTCACACCGCGCGTGGCGCTGGCCGACGAAGCCGTGCTCATGGAACTGGCCGCCAGCGTGCGCCTGTTCGGTGGGCCGCGGGCCTTGCGCGAGCGCGTGCAGGCCGAGGCGCACGCGCTGGGCGTGGAGCGCCTGGCCTGGGCGCCCAACGGCCTGGCCGCGCTGGCGCTGGCGCGCGCGGGTATCGAGAACGGCCTGCGTTCACCGCTGGCCGAGCGGCTCGATCCCTTGCCCATGGACACGCTGAGCGCCGTGCTGGCGCACCGGCTCACACTCGAACACATCGGTTGCCGCACGCTCGGTGACGTGTGCGCGCTGCCGCGCAGTGGCCTTGCGCGGCGCTTCGATCCGCAACTGCTGCAGGCCTTCGACCAGGCCTACGGGAGATTGCCCGAGGCACACGAATGGGTGGCGCTGCCCGAGCACTTCGAAGAGCGTCTGGAGCTCATGGCGCGCGTGGAGCAGGCCCCGGCCCTGGTATTCGGTGCCCAGCGCCTGCTGCGCGTGCTCAGTGGCTGGCTGGCCGCGCGGCGCGCGGGCGTGACCGCTTTCACCCTGCATTGGGCGCACGACGCGATGCGCTCGCGCGCCGCGGGCGAGGGCTGTGCGATCACCATCCGCACGGCCGAGCCCACGCGCGACACCACGCACTTGTGCCGCCTGCTGTCCGAGCACCTGGCGCGGGTGCAACTGCTGGCGCCCGTGGGCGATCTGCGTCTGGTGGCGACCGAGGTGCATCCCTTGCACGACGTGAGCGCCTCGCTGTTGCCCGACACGGTGCGCCAGGGCGAGAAGCTGGGCCTGGTGCTGGAGCGGCTGGCGGCCCGTCTGGGGGCGCAGCGCGTGCTGCGCCCGGTGCTGTGCGAAGACCATCGGCCGGAGTGGATGTGCCGTTGGCAACCGGCCGACCAAGCCTTGCCGCGCAAGGGCGCGCCCGGCACCGAGCTGCCGCAGCCTGGTTTCGTGCTGCCGCAGCCGTTGAAATTGCTGGTGCGCGATCACCGGCCGCTCTATGGCGGTGAGCTGGTGCTGCTGGTCGGGCCGCAGCGCGTAGAGGGCGGCTGGTGGGACCGCGTGGAGGACGAAGACCGCATGCACAACGTGGTGCGCGATTATTGGGTGGCCTTGTCGCCCGAGGCCGGCGTGCTGTGGGTGTTCCAGACCCGGCTGGACGGTGCGCCCGCGTGGTTCTTGCATGGGAGGTTTGCGTGA
- the imuA gene encoding translesion DNA synthesis-associated protein ImuA, with translation MYPAPLWQEDQPSPASSPVRPATPLFSGGWPARVASALWRGDQLCAPVSAVWPSGFAALDAHLPGGGWPGHGLTEILCAPGGILEWRLLAPALRPICAAGQTVVLLGPPLPPHPPGLRFEGLDERHLVWVQADTTAERLWSTEQLIKAQACGALVAWLPRAKAAQIRRLQVLATSFEAPVFVCRPVAALRESSAAPLRLQARVDLDWALHVDIVKRKGPPLEQTLRLASVPGALAQVLTPRMRQPSRLMPLRTDPKEGNGHVVVRAPAEPFDQRHRSPAH, from the coding sequence ATGTATCCCGCCCCTCTGTGGCAGGAGGACCAGCCGTCCCCAGCCTCTTCACCGGTTCGCCCGGCAACGCCGCTGTTTTCAGGCGGCTGGCCGGCGCGCGTCGCGTCGGCCTTGTGGCGTGGTGACCAGCTCTGCGCTCCCGTCTCTGCCGTTTGGCCCAGCGGTTTTGCCGCGCTCGACGCGCACCTGCCCGGGGGCGGCTGGCCCGGCCATGGGCTGACCGAAATCCTTTGTGCCCCTGGCGGCATTCTGGAATGGCGCCTGCTCGCGCCGGCCTTGCGCCCGATCTGTGCCGCCGGGCAGACGGTGGTGCTGCTGGGGCCGCCGCTGCCGCCGCACCCGCCCGGCCTGCGCTTCGAGGGCCTGGACGAGCGCCACCTGGTCTGGGTGCAGGCCGACACCACGGCCGAGCGCCTGTGGTCGACCGAGCAACTCATCAAGGCCCAGGCCTGCGGTGCGCTCGTGGCCTGGCTGCCGCGGGCCAAGGCGGCGCAGATCCGCCGCCTGCAGGTGCTGGCCACCAGCTTCGAGGCGCCGGTCTTCGTGTGCCGGCCGGTGGCGGCGCTGCGCGAGTCATCTGCCGCGCCGCTGCGCCTGCAGGCCCGGGTGGATCTCGATTGGGCGCTGCACGTCGACATCGTCAAGCGCAAGGGGCCGCCGTTGGAGCAGACCCTGCGCCTGGCCTCGGTGCCGGGCGCGCTGGCCCAGGTTCTCACCCCGCGCATGCGCCAGCCGAGCCGGCTGATGCCTCTGCGCACAGACCCGAAGGAGGGCAACGGCCATGTTGTGGTGCGCGCTCCTGCCGAGCCTTTCGACCAGCGACACCGCAGCCCCGCCCACTGA
- a CDS encoding aminotransferase-like domain-containing protein → MSFAVPFADRLDNVETSAIRELFKLLGKPGIISFAGGFPDSAMFDVDGIREAVNTALAEEAGGALQYGATEGYQPLREQLAAFMATKGAQNVDANDLIVTTGSQQALDLLGKTLISPGDKVIVEGPTFLATIQCFRLYGAELISAPVDGDGVKADVLEQLIAEHKPKFVYLIPTFGNPSGAMLSLERRKAVLAMAVKHNTLIVEDDPYGDLYFGAAPPPSLLALSHTVPGSRERLVHCGSLSKVLSPGLRVGWMVGPAELLAKATMCKQFSDAHTSTFAQATAAQYLKAGRMPATLAKVRQVYAERAATMGNALRRELGDAIEFVQPQGGLFVWARLTGAGGKVKDGGEFAKRAIEKGVAFVPGAPFYACNPDHATLRLSFATVGLEKIEEGVGRLGHAVG, encoded by the coding sequence ATGTCTTTTGCCGTTCCTTTCGCCGACCGCCTCGACAACGTCGAAACCTCCGCCATCCGCGAACTCTTCAAGCTGCTGGGCAAGCCCGGCATCATCAGCTTCGCCGGGGGCTTTCCAGACAGTGCCATGTTCGACGTCGACGGCATCCGCGAGGCGGTGAACACCGCGCTGGCAGAAGAGGCGGGCGGTGCGCTGCAGTACGGCGCGACCGAGGGCTACCAGCCCTTGCGCGAACAACTGGCCGCGTTCATGGCCACGAAGGGCGCGCAGAACGTGGATGCGAACGATCTCATCGTCACCACCGGCAGCCAGCAGGCGCTGGACCTGCTGGGCAAGACGCTCATTTCCCCGGGTGACAAGGTCATCGTCGAAGGCCCGACCTTCCTGGCCACCATCCAGTGTTTCCGCCTGTATGGCGCCGAGCTCATCAGCGCGCCGGTGGATGGCGACGGCGTGAAGGCCGACGTGCTCGAACAGCTCATCGCCGAGCACAAGCCCAAGTTCGTCTACCTCATTCCCACCTTCGGCAACCCCAGTGGCGCCATGCTCAGCCTGGAGCGCCGCAAGGCCGTGCTGGCGATGGCGGTGAAGCACAACACCCTGATCGTGGAAGACGACCCGTATGGCGATCTGTACTTCGGCGCCGCGCCGCCGCCCAGCCTGCTGGCGCTGAGCCACACGGTGCCGGGCAGCCGCGAGCGCCTGGTGCATTGCGGTTCCTTGAGCAAGGTGCTCAGCCCGGGGCTGCGCGTGGGTTGGATGGTCGGCCCGGCCGAGTTGCTGGCCAAGGCCACCATGTGCAAGCAGTTCAGCGATGCGCACACCAGCACCTTCGCGCAGGCCACGGCCGCGCAATACCTCAAGGCCGGCCGCATGCCCGCCACGCTGGCCAAGGTGCGCCAGGTGTACGCCGAGCGCGCCGCCACCATGGGCAACGCGCTGCGCCGCGAACTGGGGGACGCGATCGAGTTCGTGCAACCGCAAGGCGGCCTGTTCGTCTGGGCGCGGCTCACGGGCGCGGGTGGCAAGGTGAAGGACGGCGGCGAATTCGCCAAGCGCGCGATCGAAAAGGGCGTGGCCTTCGTGCCGGGCGCACCGTTCTACGCCTGCAACCCCGACCACGCCACGCTGCGCCTGAGCTTTGCGACCGTGGGGCTGGAGAAGATCGAGGAGGGGGTGGGGCGTTTGGGGCATGCGGTGGGCTGA
- a CDS encoding DUF2917 domain-containing protein, with protein MNAESLTVDLNMPRRALQSIPQGALRLVCREGAVWLTLDHDQQDVILNAGDVFLTRPQDRVIVYALQSAVLRMEALPMEQVAEVPRWRWLPQRLRGRPAGPALA; from the coding sequence ATGAACGCCGAAAGCCTGACCGTCGACCTGAACATGCCCCGCCGGGCCTTGCAATCCATTCCCCAGGGCGCATTGCGCCTGGTCTGCCGCGAGGGCGCCGTGTGGCTCACGTTGGACCATGACCAGCAGGATGTGATCTTGAACGCTGGCGACGTATTTCTCACGCGGCCGCAAGACCGCGTGATCGTCTACGCGCTGCAGTCGGCCGTGTTGCGGATGGAGGCGCTGCCCATGGAACAGGTGGCCGAGGTGCCGCGTTGGCGCTGGCTGCCGCAGCGCCTGCGTGGCCGTCCCGCAGGGCCGGCGTTGGCCTGA
- a CDS encoding LysR substrate-binding domain-containing protein: MPFKNVKTEPLARSQMLRLDLLPCFDAAARTLSFTQAAHELNLTQSAVSRQIQLLEDSLGTPLFERRHRALALTEAGEVMQRATRDALERLRDAAARVRPGPGLRQVAMTCTQGFASLWLIPRLARFAADHPQVDVRISATMDIMDLERHRLDVAVRFVPSSAGRGKALFEETVLPLCAPALLRDKAAPLRQPADLARHTLLTVERPAGHVITSDWAPWFQVMGLQEMRMKNAVQFTQYADAVTAAVAGQGVVIGRLPLLQSLIDEKKLVAPFRSGAATQRGYYVELAAHAHNNPDAQDFANWLRAEAERG, from the coding sequence ATGCCATTCAAGAATGTGAAAACCGAACCTCTCGCGCGCTCGCAAATGCTGCGGCTGGACCTGCTGCCCTGCTTCGATGCGGCAGCACGCACCCTGAGCTTCACGCAGGCCGCACACGAGCTCAACCTCACACAATCGGCGGTGAGCCGGCAGATCCAGTTGCTCGAAGACAGTCTGGGCACACCGCTGTTCGAGCGGCGCCACCGAGCGCTCGCCCTCACCGAAGCTGGCGAGGTGATGCAACGCGCCACCCGCGACGCGCTGGAGCGCTTGCGCGACGCTGCGGCACGCGTGCGCCCTGGCCCGGGTCTGCGTCAGGTGGCCATGACCTGCACGCAGGGCTTCGCCTCGCTCTGGCTCATCCCGCGGCTCGCGCGCTTCGCCGCTGACCATCCACAGGTGGACGTGCGCATCTCGGCCACCATGGACATCATGGATCTCGAACGCCATAGGCTCGACGTCGCAGTGCGCTTCGTGCCTTCCAGCGCCGGCCGCGGCAAGGCGCTGTTCGAAGAAACCGTGTTGCCCCTGTGCGCGCCCGCGTTGCTGCGCGACAAAGCCGCTCCGCTGCGCCAGCCCGCCGATCTCGCGCGCCACACCTTGCTGACCGTGGAACGACCGGCCGGGCACGTCATCACGTCGGACTGGGCCCCGTGGTTCCAGGTGATGGGCTTGCAAGAGATGCGAATGAAGAATGCCGTGCAGTTCACGCAGTACGCCGACGCGGTCACCGCGGCCGTGGCCGGACAAGGCGTGGTGATCGGCCGCCTGCCCTTGCTGCAGTCGCTGATCGACGAAAAAAAACTGGTGGCACCCTTTCGCAGCGGCGCGGCCACACAGCGCGGCTATTACGTGGAGCTTGCGGCCCACGCCCACAACAACCCCGACGCGCAGGATTTCGCGAACTGGCTGCGCGCCGAGGCCGAACGCGGATGA
- the nth gene encoding endonuclease III yields the protein MTPTQIEAFFATLKAANPTPQTELEYTSVFELLTAVLLSAQATDVGVNKATRKLFPVANTPQAILDLGLEGLESHIKTIGLYRSKAKHLMQTCRMLVEQHGGEVPGTREALEALPGVGRKTANVVLNVAFGEPTMAVDTHIFRVSNRTGLAPGKTPLAVELQLMKRVPPAYAVDSHHWLILHGRYVCQARKPLCPRCAVSAWCGFKDKTVNL from the coding sequence ATGACGCCTACCCAGATCGAAGCCTTCTTCGCCACGCTCAAGGCCGCCAACCCAACCCCGCAGACCGAGCTGGAGTACACCAGCGTGTTCGAGCTGCTCACTGCGGTGCTGCTCTCCGCGCAAGCGACCGACGTGGGCGTCAACAAGGCCACGCGCAAGCTGTTTCCGGTGGCCAACACGCCGCAGGCCATACTCGACCTGGGCCTCGAAGGCCTGGAGAGCCATATCAAAACCATCGGCCTCTACCGCAGCAAGGCCAAACACCTGATGCAGACCTGCCGCATGCTGGTGGAGCAGCACGGCGGCGAGGTACCAGGCACCCGCGAGGCGCTCGAAGCCTTGCCGGGCGTGGGCCGCAAGACCGCCAACGTGGTGCTCAACGTGGCTTTTGGCGAGCCCACCATGGCGGTGGACACGCACATCTTTCGCGTCAGCAACCGCACCGGCCTGGCGCCGGGCAAGACACCGCTGGCGGTCGAGCTGCAGTTGATGAAACGCGTGCCGCCCGCCTACGCCGTGGACTCGCACCACTGGCTCATCCTGCACGGGCGCTATGTCTGCCAGGCGCGCAAGCCGCTGTGCCCGCGCTGCGCGGTCTCGGCCTGGTGCGGCTTCAAGGACAAAACCGTCAACCTTTGA
- a CDS encoding phosphate/phosphite/phosphonate ABC transporter substrate-binding protein: MKALHLCAALALAMSASALHAKDLILAISEGTSGGTDHARVIAKYQGLADVIGKSINQKVNVVFIREFASLEEGMKARRFSLAMARPSDFPARGMRDYGYKYVASAKPDGQCLIVVPKESDYKTLADIKGKRIVLPEIAAYMAKFCASALRDEGIDIAKEKVQRVREQAAVPFYLTNKFADVGGVASYSGVAKSLDKTGQRVLFTSASQPYFPLIADREFTAAQIDAMQRALRALPESEAGQDVLKSVGIKAFDTTAEKKLGELLGWLGL; encoded by the coding sequence ATGAAAGCACTGCATCTCTGCGCCGCACTGGCCTTGGCCATGAGCGCGAGCGCCTTGCACGCCAAGGACCTGATCCTGGCGATCAGCGAAGGCACCTCCGGCGGCACCGACCACGCGCGCGTGATTGCCAAGTACCAGGGCCTGGCCGATGTGATCGGCAAGAGCATCAACCAGAAGGTGAACGTGGTGTTCATCCGCGAATTCGCCTCGCTCGAAGAAGGCATGAAGGCCCGCCGCTTCTCGCTGGCGATGGCACGCCCGAGCGACTTTCCTGCGCGCGGCATGCGCGACTACGGCTACAAATACGTGGCCTCGGCCAAGCCCGATGGTCAATGCCTGATCGTGGTGCCCAAGGAGTCGGACTACAAGACCCTGGCCGACATCAAAGGCAAGCGCATCGTGCTGCCCGAAATCGCCGCCTACATGGCCAAGTTCTGCGCCTCGGCGCTGCGCGACGAAGGCATCGACATTGCCAAGGAAAAGGTGCAGCGCGTGCGCGAGCAGGCAGCCGTGCCGTTCTACCTCACCAACAAGTTCGCCGACGTGGGCGGCGTGGCTTCTTACTCGGGCGTGGCCAAGTCGCTCGACAAGACCGGCCAGCGCGTGCTGTTCACCAGCGCGTCGCAGCCCTACTTCCCGTTGATCGCGGACCGCGAGTTCACCGCCGCACAGATCGACGCCATGCAGCGCGCCCTGCGCGCCCTGCCCGAGAGCGAGGCGGGCCAGGACGTGCTCAAGAGCGTGGGCATCAAGGCCTTCGACACCACCGCCGAGAAGAAGCTGGGCGAATTGCTGGGTTGGCTTGGCTTGTAA